In Arcobacter ellisii, a genomic segment contains:
- the rimO gene encoding 30S ribosomal protein S12 methylthiotransferase RimO: MKFSTQKPKKTLHMVSLGCTKNLVDSEVMLGRLSEYQLTDDAQNADVIIVNTCGFIDSAKQESINTILNLHEDRKKESVLVMAGCLSERYKEDLQKELPEIDVFTGVGDYDKIDELVNEKRSNFTSEVFLASETNERVITGSSYHAYVKLSEGCNQACSFCAIPSFKGKLHSRTLESLVKEVKSLVAKGYVDFSFVSQDSSSFLRDLDIKNGLELLIEEVEKIEGIKTARILYLYPSTTTLSLIDKIADSKVFVNYFDMPLQHITPSMLKIMKRGKGVEQLTELMNHMKSKPNSFVRTTFIAGHPGETEEDFEALCNYVENFKFDRANVFSYSDEEGTTAATREDKVEQELIDERAEVLGEIISLTTQESLENEVGKTFEVYIDGESDEHEYLLSARKTIWAPNIDGEIYINDNELDEQIKFGQIYTVKVTELVGDKLLATVIK, translated from the coding sequence ATGAAATTTTCAACACAAAAACCTAAAAAAACTCTGCATATGGTAAGTCTTGGTTGTACAAAAAACTTAGTTGATTCTGAAGTAATGCTAGGACGATTAAGTGAATATCAACTAACTGATGATGCACAAAATGCAGATGTTATTATTGTAAATACATGTGGATTTATTGATAGTGCAAAACAAGAGAGTATTAATACAATTTTAAATCTACATGAAGATAGAAAAAAAGAATCAGTTTTAGTTATGGCTGGTTGTTTAAGTGAAAGATATAAAGAGGATTTACAAAAAGAGCTTCCTGAAATTGACGTTTTCACAGGAGTTGGTGATTATGATAAAATTGATGAGCTTGTAAATGAAAAAAGAAGTAATTTTACTTCTGAAGTATTTCTTGCAAGTGAGACAAACGAAAGAGTAATCACAGGTTCATCTTATCATGCTTATGTAAAACTAAGTGAAGGATGTAATCAAGCTTGTTCATTTTGTGCAATTCCTTCATTTAAAGGAAAACTTCACTCAAGAACTTTAGAATCTTTAGTTAAAGAAGTAAAATCATTAGTAGCAAAAGGATATGTAGATTTCTCTTTTGTATCTCAAGACTCTTCTTCATTTTTAAGAGATTTAGATATAAAAAATGGACTTGAACTTCTAATAGAAGAAGTTGAAAAAATAGAGGGTATTAAAACAGCAAGAATTTTATATCTATATCCATCAACTACAACTTTATCTTTAATAGATAAAATTGCTGATTCAAAAGTTTTTGTAAATTATTTTGATATGCCGTTACAGCATATAACTCCTTCAATGCTAAAAATCATGAAAAGAGGAAAAGGTGTTGAACAATTAACTGAACTTATGAATCATATGAAAAGTAAACCTAACTCTTTTGTAAGAACAACATTTATTGCTGGACATCCAGGAGAAACTGAAGAGGATTTTGAAGCACTTTGTAATTATGTAGAAAACTTCAAATTTGATAGAGCAAATGTATTTTCATATTCAGATGAAGAGGGAACAACAGCAGCAACTAGAGAAGATAAAGTTGAGCAAGAATTAATAGATGAAAGAGCTGAAGTTTTAGGAGAAATTATCTCTTTAACAACACAAGAATCACTTGAAAATGAAGTTGGAAAAACTTTTGAAGTTTATATTGATGGAGAAAGTGATGAACATGAATATCTATTAAGTGCTAGAAAAACTATTTGGGCACCAAATATTGATGGTGAAATTTATATAAATGATAATGAATTAGATGAACAAATTAAATTTGGACAAATCTATACTGTAAAAGTAACTGAACTTGTTGGAGATAAATTACTTGCAACAGTAATCAAATAG
- a CDS encoding methylenetetrahydrofolate reductase — protein sequence MFETLIQKLQEDKYLTLETTPQHEPSMHNIIERIKKFKLQDRVDGFSCTDNPLAKLKYNALFAALKLQMEFNKPVIATMSMRDRNKIALQSDLMGANDFDVRAILALTGDPAKMSDQPHAKGVFEANSLMLLKIIKSFNYGMDMSGHPFKIEPKQIFPFAVTNSYAKNFSSLEKKMHLKIQNGAMGIISQPVFDIENAKKLLESFNIAKEGVEGDKQKAQLIFGIFPVTKLRTALFLSAQVPGIHVPQFWIDALEAAHNISEEEEYKVGMQLSQNLFKELNKLHPKIHLMTANRFDVANEIIS from the coding sequence ATGTTTGAAACACTTATACAAAAACTTCAAGAGGATAAATACCTAACACTTGAAACAACACCTCAACACGAACCTTCTATGCACAATATTATAGAAAGAATTAAAAAATTTAAACTGCAAGATAGAGTTGATGGTTTTTCTTGTACAGATAATCCTCTTGCAAAATTAAAATACAATGCTTTATTTGCTGCATTAAAACTTCAAATGGAATTTAATAAACCTGTAATTGCAACTATGAGTATGAGAGATAGAAATAAAATTGCATTACAATCAGATTTAATGGGAGCAAATGATTTTGATGTAAGAGCTATTTTAGCTCTAACAGGAGATCCAGCTAAAATGAGTGACCAACCTCATGCAAAAGGAGTTTTTGAAGCGAACTCATTAATGCTATTAAAAATTATTAAATCATTTAATTATGGTATGGATATGTCAGGTCATCCTTTTAAAATCGAACCAAAACAGATTTTTCCTTTTGCTGTTACAAACTCTTATGCAAAAAATTTCTCAAGTTTAGAGAAAAAAATGCATTTAAAAATTCAAAATGGAGCGATGGGAATTATTTCTCAACCAGTTTTTGACATTGAAAATGCTAAAAAACTTTTAGAATCATTTAATATTGCAAAAGAAGGTGTTGAAGGAGATAAACAAAAAGCTCAACTAATTTTTGGGATTTTCCCTGTTACAAAACTTAGAACTGCTCTATTTTTATCTGCACAAGTTCCAGGAATTCATGTACCACAATTTTGGATTGATGCCCTTGAAGCTGCACATAATATTTCTGAAGAGGAAGAGTACAAAGTTGGAATGCAATTAAGTCAAAATTTATTTAAAGAATTAAATAAACTACATCCAAAAATCCACCTAATGACAGCAAATAGATTTGATGTTGCAAATGAGATTATCTCTTGA
- the fliS gene encoding flagellar export chaperone FliS yields MGIEVYNQQNAISDDPYVLVLKLYEGIIKYLSFVKSAMQDGEVEQKFTYINKTIAIFDELRNVLDFDGGEVAYYLDGLYLYQIETLFAAGIDDNINAVNQVMKVTQGLIDAWKEETGL; encoded by the coding sequence ATGGGAATTGAAGTATATAATCAACAAAATGCAATATCTGATGATCCTTATGTTTTAGTTTTAAAACTATATGAAGGAATAATTAAATATTTATCTTTTGTAAAAAGTGCAATGCAAGATGGTGAAGTTGAGCAAAAATTTACTTACATCAATAAAACTATTGCAATTTTTGATGAATTAAGAAATGTATTAGATTTTGATGGTGGTGAAGTTGCTTATTATTTAGATGGTTTATACTTATATCAAATTGAAACACTATTTGCTGCTGGAATTGATGACAATATCAATGCAGTTAATCAAGTTATGAAAGTTACTCAAGGATTGATTGACGCATGGAAAGAAGAGACTGGTCTTTAA
- a CDS encoding ABC transporter permease — protein MKLFFKKLLYLITMLFIISLISFIAINAAPNSFFASGELNPNITPESIEQLKAIYGLDKPLYVQFFSWIYSILQLDFGISFASGEMVKDEILSRIPITLTINIISMVLIFIISLYFGIKSALNKNSFFDKFSEQLSLLSFAMPSFYLALILVLVFSIKFEIFPIAGLHSVPNDGSLNYYLDYAWHLVLPIFIIVFGGIGSLILYIRSLTIEILKSDYIFFAKSRGLTKKQILRYYILPNLYPPVITLLGLSLPGIIGGSVILETIFSIDGMGLLFYQSALSHDYPVIMGILIIGAFLTLIGNMIADLVLLKLNPNYEEK, from the coding sequence ATGAAACTATTTTTTAAAAAATTATTATACCTTATCACAATGCTTTTTATAATTAGCCTTATCTCTTTTATAGCAATAAATGCTGCTCCAAACTCTTTTTTTGCAAGTGGAGAGTTAAATCCAAATATTACTCCTGAATCAATTGAACAATTAAAAGCAATTTATGGGCTTGATAAACCTTTATATGTACAATTTTTTTCTTGGATTTATTCTATTTTACAACTTGATTTTGGAATTTCTTTTGCAAGCGGAGAGATGGTAAAAGATGAAATTCTAAGTAGAATTCCAATAACACTTACAATTAATATTATTTCTATGGTTTTAATATTTATAATCTCTTTATATTTTGGGATAAAATCAGCTTTAAATAAAAACTCTTTTTTTGATAAATTTAGTGAACAACTTTCACTTTTAAGTTTTGCCATGCCTTCATTTTATTTAGCACTTATTTTAGTTTTAGTTTTTTCAATAAAATTTGAAATTTTTCCAATAGCAGGACTTCATAGTGTTCCAAATGATGGAAGTCTAAATTACTATTTAGATTATGCTTGGCATTTAGTTTTACCTATTTTTATTATAGTTTTTGGTGGAATTGGAAGTTTGATTTTATATATAAGAAGTTTAACTATTGAGATTTTAAAATCTGATTACATCTTTTTTGCAAAATCAAGAGGATTAACTAAAAAACAAATTTTAAGATATTACATCTTACCAAATTTATATCCACCAGTTATCACTCTACTTGGACTTTCACTTCCTGGAATTATTGGAGGTTCAGTGATTTTAGAGACAATTTTTTCAATTGATGGAATGGGATTACTATTTTATCAAAGTGCATTAAGCCATGATTATCCCGTAATTATGGGGATACTTATAATTGGTGCCTTTTTGACACTAATTGGTAATATGATTGCTGATTTAGTTTTATTAAAATTAAATCCAAATTATGAAGAAAAATAA
- the panC gene encoding pantoate--beta-alanine ligase — protein MQVLKTIEELQEIRKNISGTVGFVPTMGALHNGHISLIKQARNENDVVIVSIFVNPTQFLPGEDLDAYPRKDEADKKICQMCKVDYVFMPEISTMYTKEEVLVKAPNKSYILEGKTRPGHFDGVLQVVLKLFNLTQPTNAYFGKKDAQQLSLIQQMVKNFFLPINIVPCDIVREEDGLALSSRNVYLDATQRKDALLISKSLYMAGSLISSGVRSVKAVKDKIYEIMKTLDVEYVAIVDREFNELEIIEPKNTIILVVARFGNTRLLDNIWL, from the coding sequence TTGCAAGTTTTAAAAACAATAGAAGAGTTGCAAGAGATTAGAAAAAATATTTCTGGTACAGTTGGTTTTGTTCCAACAATGGGAGCATTACACAATGGTCATATTTCACTTATCAAACAAGCAAGAAATGAAAATGATGTAGTAATAGTTTCAATTTTTGTAAATCCAACTCAATTTTTACCAGGTGAAGATTTAGATGCATATCCAAGAAAAGATGAAGCTGATAAAAAGATTTGTCAAATGTGTAAAGTTGATTATGTTTTTATGCCTGAAATTTCAACTATGTACACAAAAGAAGAGGTTTTAGTAAAAGCCCCTAACAAAAGTTATATTTTAGAAGGGAAAACTAGACCTGGACATTTTGATGGTGTTTTACAAGTTGTTTTAAAACTATTTAATTTAACACAACCAACAAATGCTTATTTTGGTAAAAAAGATGCTCAACAGTTATCACTTATTCAACAAATGGTAAAAAATTTCTTTTTGCCAATAAATATTGTTCCATGTGACATTGTAAGAGAAGAAGATGGATTGGCACTTAGTTCTAGAAATGTTTATTTAGATGCAACTCAAAGAAAAGATGCACTACTAATTTCAAAATCACTTTATATGGCTGGGTCATTAATTTCAAGTGGAGTAAGAAGTGTAAAAGCTGTAAAAGATAAAATCTATGAAATTATGAAAACTTTAGATGTTGAATATGTAGCAATTGTAGATAGGGAGTTTAATGAACTTGAAATTATTGAACCTAAAAATACAATCATTTTAGTTGTTGCTAGATTTGGAAATACTAGACTACTTGATAATATTTGGCTTTAA
- the serB gene encoding phosphoserine phosphatase SerB translates to MKLAVFDFDSTLMDGETIDFLADELGIGEQVKKITEEAMSGRLDFFESLTTRVALLKGMDYKKVVDICANLPLMPGAKELVPELQKMGYKVVCFSGGFRIGTSPAREKLGLDADFSNVLHEKNGVLTGLIGGDMMFGYSKGDMLQRIQSLMGITRAQTLVCGDGANDLSMFAHADTRVAFCARDVLKKEANVIIDTKDLTKILDYIKA, encoded by the coding sequence ATGAAATTAGCTGTTTTTGATTTTGATTCAACTTTGATGGATGGAGAGACTATAGACTTTCTTGCAGATGAGTTAGGAATAGGTGAACAAGTAAAAAAGATTACAGAAGAAGCGATGAGTGGAAGACTTGATTTTTTTGAATCTTTAACTACAAGAGTTGCACTTTTAAAAGGTATGGATTATAAAAAAGTTGTTGATATTTGTGCAAATCTTCCTTTAATGCCAGGTGCAAAAGAGTTAGTTCCAGAACTTCAAAAAATGGGATATAAAGTAGTATGTTTTTCTGGTGGATTTAGAATTGGAACATCTCCTGCTAGAGAAAAATTAGGTTTAGATGCTGATTTTTCAAATGTACTACATGAAAAAAATGGAGTATTAACTGGATTAATCGGTGGAGATATGATGTTTGGTTATTCAAAAGGTGATATGTTACAAAGAATTCAATCACTAATGGGAATAACAAGAGCACAAACTTTAGTTTGTGGAGATGGAGCAAATGATTTAAGTATGTTTGCACATGCTGATACAAGAGTTGCCTTTTGTGCAAGAGATGTATTAAAAAAAGAGGCAAATGTTATTATTGATACAAAAGATTTAACAAAAATCTTAGATTATATAAAGGCTTAA
- a CDS encoding class I SAM-dependent methyltransferase, producing MNLETHWNNIFEKTEDKKLGCWENDTSQTLKFLKDLDIYSNKNIFLAGAGTSILVDEIIKMSSNLILNDISDVALEKLKNRLKNFENIEFFQQDLSKNFKTKDIDIWIDRAVLHFLLDEKDIENYFENLKINLKKGGYVLFAQFRKGGATTCASLDIKQYDLEEFSKRLKDDFELIKNEEYDYINPFGNKKEYIYVLYKKIK from the coding sequence ATGAATTTAGAAACACATTGGAATAATATTTTTGAAAAAACAGAAGATAAAAAATTAGGTTGCTGGGAAAATGATACTTCACAAACACTAAAATTTTTAAAAGATTTAGATATCTACTCTAATAAAAATATATTTTTAGCTGGTGCTGGAACATCTATTTTAGTTGATGAAATTATAAAAATGAGTTCTAATTTAATCTTAAATGATATAAGTGATGTAGCTCTTGAAAAATTAAAAAACAGATTAAAAAATTTCGAAAATATAGAGTTCTTTCAGCAAGATTTATCAAAAAATTTTAAAACAAAAGATATAGATATTTGGATAGATAGAGCAGTTTTACACTTTTTGTTAGATGAAAAAGATATAGAAAACTATTTTGAAAATTTAAAAATAAATCTAAAAAAAGGTGGATATGTTTTATTTGCACAATTTAGAAAAGGTGGTGCAACAACTTGCGCAAGTTTGGATATAAAACAGTATGATTTAGAAGAGTTTTCTAAGAGATTAAAAGATGATTTTGAACTTATCAAAAATGAAGAGTATGATTATATAAATCCATTTGGAAATAAAAAAGAGTATATTTATGTACTTTATAAAAAAATAAAATAG
- the acpS gene encoding holo-ACP synthase, translating to MIGIDITSIDRIKKMYEKFGIKAYEKFLNTNEIELIKKPETAAGFWAAKEAASKALGTGIGEHCGFHDIKISKGKLGNPKIKYKKEVRKRFGIKKSHLSITHDAGFAIAVVVNVLKKD from the coding sequence ATGATAGGTATAGATATAACTTCAATAGATAGAATAAAAAAAATGTATGAAAAGTTTGGAATAAAGGCTTATGAGAAGTTTTTAAATACAAATGAAATTGAGCTTATAAAAAAGCCAGAAACTGCTGCTGGATTTTGGGCAGCAAAAGAGGCTGCTTCAAAAGCTCTTGGAACTGGGATTGGTGAACATTGTGGTTTTCATGATATTAAAATATCAAAAGGAAAGCTTGGAAATCCAAAGATTAAATACAAAAAAGAAGTAAGAAAAAGATTTGGTATAAAAAAATCTCATCTTTCAATAACACATGATGCAGGTTTTGCAATAGCTGTTGTTGTAAATGTTTTGAAAAAAGATTAA
- the tilS gene encoding tRNA lysidine(34) synthetase TilS, translated as MNLNFSAIKESKNLLAFSAGVDSSALFFLLLKQNIPFDIIIVNYNVRVQSKNEVLYAKELALKYNKQIYIKDIKLESTSNFEKTARDIRYKFFEEIIDKNSYEVLITAHQLNDKLEWFLMQLTKGAGLIELIGFNEFEQKENYKIYKPLLDITKKELEEFLQKEDIKYFIDNSNFDEKYKRNYFRHNFSDKLLSEYSNGIKKSFKYLQNDINSLNLSIKPIKVFNKLEIYQNQNDNNLNIRIIDNNLKKRGFLLSSAQRNEIIKQKEITISHKINITLNEDFIWICPKIEINMDKKFKEFCRINKIPKNMRAYIYSLNLDLNELIF; from the coding sequence ATGAACTTAAATTTTAGTGCAATTAAAGAATCAAAAAATCTTCTAGCGTTTTCTGCGGGAGTTGATTCTTCTGCACTATTTTTCCTACTTTTAAAACAAAATATTCCCTTTGATATTATAATCGTAAATTATAATGTAAGAGTTCAATCAAAAAATGAAGTTTTATATGCAAAAGAATTAGCTTTAAAATACAATAAACAAATCTACATAAAAGATATAAAACTAGAATCCACTTCAAATTTTGAAAAAACTGCAAGAGATATAAGATATAAGTTTTTTGAAGAAATAATAGATAAAAACTCTTATGAAGTTCTAATCACAGCTCATCAATTAAATGATAAATTAGAGTGGTTTTTAATGCAATTAACCAAAGGTGCAGGATTAATTGAATTAATTGGCTTTAATGAATTTGAACAAAAAGAAAACTATAAAATTTATAAACCACTTTTAGATATTACAAAAAAAGAGTTAGAAGAGTTTTTACAAAAAGAGGATATTAAATATTTTATTGATAATTCAAATTTTGATGAAAAATATAAAAGAAACTACTTTAGACATAATTTTTCAGATAAATTATTGAGTGAATATAGCAATGGAATAAAAAAATCGTTTAAGTATCTCCAAAATGATATAAATTCTCTAAATCTTTCAATTAAACCTATAAAAGTCTTTAATAAATTAGAAATTTATCAAAATCAAAATGATAATAATCTAAATATTAGAATTATAGATAATAATTTAAAAAAAAGAGGTTTTTTATTAAGTTCAGCACAAAGAAATGAAATCATTAAACAAAAAGAGATAACTATTTCACATAAAATTAATATAACATTGAATGAAGATTTTATTTGGATTTGTCCTAAAATAGAGATAAATATGGATAAAAAATTTAAAGAGTTTTGCAGAATAAATAAAATCCCTAAAAATATGAGAGCTTATATTTACTCTTTAAATTTAGATTTAAATGAATTAATTTTTTAA
- the ruvX gene encoding Holliday junction resolvase RuvX, whose protein sequence is MKLASIDIGLKRIGVAICLTSNIVTPQTAILRKNRDQAALDVNSFLKEWEIEKLIVGFPSASEDMQKRIKHFVTLLELQIPYEFCEENMSSIEAEELIKGEIKYKRDGRVDSLAAKIILERYLAKK, encoded by the coding sequence TTGAAATTAGCTTCAATTGATATTGGACTTAAAAGAATAGGAGTTGCAATTTGTTTAACTTCAAATATTGTAACTCCTCAAACTGCCATTTTGCGAAAAAATAGAGACCAAGCTGCCTTGGATGTAAACTCTTTTTTAAAAGAGTGGGAAATTGAAAAACTAATTGTTGGATTTCCAAGTGCAAGCGAAGATATGCAAAAAAGAATAAAACATTTTGTTACACTTTTAGAACTTCAAATTCCTTATGAATTTTGTGAAGAGAATATGAGTTCAATTGAAGCAGAAGAATTAATCAAAGGTGAAATAAAATACAAAAGAGATGGACGAGTTGACTCACTTGCTGCTAAAATCATTTTAGAGCGATATTTAGCTAAAAAATAG
- a CDS encoding transaldolase yields MSLKEDINYSLWCDFIERDFLENRFKEIIKKQIIQGATSNPAIFESSITNSVAYKQQLDMLQANNAKTIYEELALTDIKRAAFLLDKLHKDDADDGFISIEVDPLLCDDAAGTIDEGIRLFNSINAENVMIKVPATEAGYIAMRELTSKGINVNATLIFSPLQAIKCAQALDEGIRDSNKDIKAVISVFVSRFDRMMDTEFVLKGLQPSKLGIINATKCYHEVNKFKNSNIRTLFASTGVKGNELSPSYYIDNLIYPNSVNTAPLATIEDWLTDGSKEPTPIMSEADCDKYFELLKNKGIKMESIYDKLLSDGLEAFKISFRDLLSKLIN; encoded by the coding sequence ATGAGTTTAAAAGAAGATATCAACTACTCTTTATGGTGTGATTTTATAGAAAGAGATTTTTTAGAAAATAGATTTAAAGAGATTATCAAAAAACAAATTATTCAAGGTGCAACTTCAAATCCTGCAATTTTTGAATCATCAATCACAAACTCTGTTGCTTATAAACAACAACTTGATATGTTACAAGCAAACAATGCAAAAACAATTTATGAAGAGTTAGCTTTAACAGATATAAAAAGAGCAGCTTTTTTACTTGATAAACTACATAAAGATGATGCTGATGATGGATTTATCTCTATTGAAGTTGACCCACTTTTATGTGATGATGCAGCTGGAACTATTGATGAAGGAATAAGACTTTTTAATTCAATAAATGCTGAAAATGTAATGATTAAAGTTCCTGCAACAGAAGCTGGTTATATTGCTATGAGAGAACTTACATCAAAAGGTATAAATGTAAACGCAACATTAATTTTTTCACCTCTTCAAGCTATTAAGTGTGCACAAGCTTTAGACGAAGGAATTAGAGATTCAAATAAAGACATCAAAGCAGTTATTTCTGTTTTTGTTTCAAGATTTGACAGAATGATGGATACTGAGTTTGTTTTAAAAGGTTTACAACCATCAAAACTGGGAATTATCAATGCAACTAAATGTTATCATGAAGTAAATAAATTCAAAAACTCAAATATCAGAACTCTATTTGCAAGCACAGGTGTAAAAGGAAATGAGTTAAGTCCTAGTTATTATATTGATAATTTAATTTATCCAAATTCAGTAAACACTGCACCACTTGCAACAATTGAAGATTGGTTAACTGATGGTTCAAAAGAGCCAACACCAATAATGAGTGAAGCTGATTGTGATAAATATTTTGAACTTTTAAAAAATAAAGGAATCAAAATGGAATCAATTTATGATAAGCTATTAAGTGATGGTTTAGAAGCATTTAAAATTTCATTTAGAGATTTACTTTCAAAACTAATAAATTAA
- a CDS encoding ArsR/SmtB family transcription factor — MLGMEEKIKIFKALGNETRFLIFKNVFTGGYACSIDESKPKDDIIAQATCVTTIAEHFNFSLPTISRHLKELKDANIIIMTKKSNKIYIEPNPEIIKELSSCFTDLVNNYNQAFQFDNTKN; from the coding sequence ATGTTAGGAATGGAAGAGAAAATCAAAATATTTAAAGCTTTGGGAAATGAAACTAGGTTTTTGATATTTAAAAATGTTTTTACAGGTGGATATGCTTGTTCTATTGATGAGAGTAAACCAAAAGATGATATTATTGCTCAGGCTACTTGTGTTACAACTATTGCAGAACATTTTAACTTTTCACTTCCAACTATTTCAAGACATCTAAAAGAATTAAAAGATGCAAATATAATTATTATGACAAAAAAAAGTAATAAAATTTATATTGAGCCAAATCCTGAAATTATTAAAGAATTATCATCTTGTTTTACAGATTTAGTAAATAATTATAATCAAGCTTTTCAGTTTGATAATACAAAAAATTAA
- a CDS encoding class II 3-deoxy-7-phosphoheptulonate synthase produces MNIWTPSSWRDFPIKQQPTYNDLEKLAKVESELASYPPLIFAGEALNLKKQLADVVNGKAFLLQGGDCAESFNAFNATNIKDLFKVMMQMAVVLTFSGGCPVVKVGRVAGQFAKPRSADFEEIDGVTLPSYRGDIVNDIDFTEKARNPRAKKLLKAYNQSAATMNLLRAFSRGGMADLNQVHLWNLDFVKDNYLGAKYEELANKISESLTFMKACGITSENTPQLNQTTLFTSHEALLLNYEQALTRRDSITGDWFNCAAHMLWIGDRTRDLKDAHIEYFRGINNPIGCKVGPTMKEDELIQLIDTLNPNNEAGRLNLIVRMGANKVGDFFPKLLQRVKAEGKNVLWSSDPMHGNTIKADNGYKTRDFEAILSEVKQFFQIHKAEGTYAGGIHLEMTGQNVTECTGSCSSAVTQESLSSRYHTQCDPRLNADQALELSFMIADTLKEARKNLA; encoded by the coding sequence ATGAATATTTGGACTCCAAGTAGCTGGAGAGATTTTCCTATAAAACAACAACCAACATATAATGATTTAGAAAAACTTGCAAAAGTTGAGTCAGAGTTAGCATCATATCCTCCTTTGATTTTTGCAGGAGAAGCTTTAAATTTAAAAAAACAGTTGGCTGATGTTGTAAATGGTAAAGCATTTTTACTTCAAGGTGGAGATTGTGCTGAATCATTTAATGCATTTAATGCTACAAATATTAAAGATTTATTTAAAGTAATGATGCAAATGGCAGTTGTTTTAACTTTCTCAGGTGGTTGTCCTGTTGTAAAAGTTGGACGAGTTGCTGGTCAATTTGCAAAACCAAGAAGTGCAGATTTTGAAGAGATAGATGGTGTAACATTACCTTCATATAGAGGTGATATTGTAAATGATATAGATTTTACAGAAAAAGCAAGAAATCCAAGAGCTAAAAAGTTATTAAAAGCATATAACCAAAGTGCAGCAACAATGAACCTTTTAAGAGCATTCTCAAGAGGCGGGATGGCTGATTTGAATCAAGTTCATTTATGGAATTTAGATTTTGTTAAAGATAACTATTTAGGTGCAAAATATGAAGAACTTGCAAATAAAATAAGTGAGAGTTTAACATTTATGAAAGCTTGTGGAATTACAAGTGAAAATACTCCACAATTAAATCAAACAACTCTATTTACTTCTCATGAAGCACTTTTATTAAATTATGAACAAGCTTTAACTAGACGTGATTCAATTACTGGAGATTGGTTTAACTGTGCTGCTCATATGTTATGGATTGGGGACAGAACAAGAGATTTAAAAGATGCTCATATTGAATATTTTAGAGGAATTAATAATCCAATAGGATGTAAAGTTGGTCCAACAATGAAAGAGGATGAATTAATCCAATTAATTGATACTTTAAATCCAAATAATGAAGCAGGAAGATTAAATTTAATTGTTAGAATGGGTGCAAATAAAGTTGGTGATTTCTTCCCAAAACTTTTACAAAGAGTAAAAGCTGAAGGTAAAAATGTATTATGGTCAAGTGACCCAATGCATGGAAATACAATAAAAGCTGACAATGGTTATAAAACTAGAGATTTTGAAGCTATTTTAAGTGAAGTTAAACAGTTTTTCCAAATCCATAAAGCAGAAGGTACTTATGCTGGTGGGATTCATCTTGAGATGACAGGGCAAAATGTAACTGAATGTACAGGTTCTTGCTCATCTGCTGTAACTCAAGAGAGTTTATCAAGTAGATATCACACTCAATGTGACCCAAGATTAAATGCTGACCAAGCTTTAGAGTTATCATTTATGATTGCTGATACATTAAAAGAAGCAAGAAAGAATCTTGCATAA